A window of Rosa rugosa chromosome 7, drRosRugo1.1, whole genome shotgun sequence genomic DNA:
GTCTTTTAAGAAGAAATATCATATTAGACCATAACAGAATTGCTTACTCAATTTAAGTGGACTGCCCTTCACCCTTCATTTCTTCTGAGCTCAGATTCACTCACTTGCTAAAAGTGAAAAGCTCTTTTCAGTAAATTACAGCAACCTTGTCATAATTATCTTCAGTTTAAGAACTAGTTTTGGCATTGCATATAAAGGGAATAATTGATATTTGATAGAGATAACAATGATTCTGGAAATTATCAAATATATTTATGCATGATTTATATCATAGCTTCGTATTTAGTTTGTATGAGATGATACATACATTGGGCTTGTAATGAGGttctttacaaaaaaaaaaaaagttgtcatTGGTTTTTGTTCATCTGGTTAATCGTCTATAAGTTAAAGTGGTTTCACTTTTGTAATCTTCGACACCAAAAGAATGTGCATGATCAATATATAAGGTTAGTACTTGTTTTAGATTTTCTTAACATATGAATGCGTATAATTTAATGGATCAGTAGGAGCATCAGGCATTAGAGGATCTTCTACTCTAAattattgtaattttggttcatttttccttggtaaaatttcagagttattagagaagtttttgattcTGTGTTCATATAATTGTCCCTattcaataataataatacaaatGCAAAGGTTTCAGCTCAGTATGCATACCCAATATTCTGCTAAATTACATTGGTCAAACATTAAGTTTGTGCTGCTATTATTAATTGAGTGCAGTACAATGCAGATTATTCTTCATTGAAACTTTTATTTCAGGTTAAGATTTCCAACATCATCAGTTGGACCAAATGCATTATTCCTTTAGTCATGTTGTGAATTTGGGAACACTTGATGTTTTGAATGTGTGGGAGTGCTTATTCTTCTATGTTTGTAGAATATTTTCCTTGACTACAGACACCACACTTTCTGAGTCTTCTACATTTTAGAAGCTCATTTCAATAACCTTTTGACGTTCCATTTAATTTCAGTACTTTATTTAAGCAAGTTTTGACTTAAGTTACTGTGTTATGTACTCTGCAATTTATTAAATTTACTCGAGTAATAAAGTTGTTTTCATTATTCATTAttagtatatatatgtacacaagTTAGTCAAACTTGTATCAGCTTCATTTGAGGCATTTCTGATATAGGTTTTATTGTCATTATAAGCATATGTCTAAGAGTACATGGCTCCTGTGCTTCATGATTATTGTAGCATGATTATGAGGTGTCATTTAGGGTCTGCATACAGGATTGCTCAGAGGACAAGATCTATTATGGCCAACTGATGTTAGTTTCTATATGTTAATAATTTGTTCATTATACCTGCCTATTTGTCTTCTTATTATGAGTACAATCTTGATTTAATCTACAAGTTTATGTTTGTTATTGTAGCCTCTGAAGAACTttgaattgagaaattgtgaaAATGAAAGAATTGAGCATGTCGAGAGAGAGGAAACCGGAGAAAGACAGAAAGAAGGGAGGGAAGAAGAAATGGAGGTCCAAACAGATGACCAGCCGCCAGCACAGCAGCCTGTTGAAAAATGTAGCATTAGGCAGGTATCGAGAGTGGAAGAAACAGGAGGACAGCGAGAAATAattagagaagaagaggaggtgcAAGCTATCGAAGAGCAGCCTTCACCACTGCCTGCTGAACAATGTAGCATTGGGCATGCATGGAGTGAGGAAGAAGTTGGAGCACTCAACAAAGGATTGGGTAGTGAGGTTGACGTCCAAATCATTGAGGTGAAGCAATCACAATCCTCAGTTGCTGCAGGCGTGAGTATCTGTTCTAACTTGTGTATTTCTTTATCATTTTACATGTGCTGTTGACTGGTTCTTGTACTTTGGTATTAAGTCTAGGCGCTCTATCCAAGCTTTGGGGTTTCTGGAAAGTTATCTCGGCGAGCACCAACAAAGCTTGGCCAGCACCAACGAAGCTTCAATCCCCAATTTGGATGAGGTTGCTCAAGCTAAGGCCAAAATTCAAAGGATTTCCACTCTCTATTGATGAAGTCATGGAATCTGAGTGTGTTCAAAGCTTCAAATCATCTTTGGAATTTTTGCTCAAATCTGATGACACAGCTGGAGCTCAGTCAGCAAATATTGAACATGTCTTGTTCAATCTGGCTTTGTTGGAGTTTAAATATTCCACAGCTAGCAAAATCACCGTTGAAGTGAATGAAGCATCTAAAAGGAAGTTAGAGCTGGAACAAGAAGTGAAATACTATACTATCCGCTCATCTGAAGCTCAAAAGGAAGAATATGAATTGCTGAATCAAATCAATGGAAAAAAGTTGATGATAGAAGATCTCAAGGAAAAATTGGCTGCAGAGGAAGCATGCTTGAAGGAATTGGAGCAGTACCATGCCACACAGACAACCAAACTGAGTGAATTCAATTCCGGGCGTGAAAAGGTTCAGCATCTGCTTTCTATCATGGATATGAACACTTCGTTGAAGAAAGCTTTGCAAGCCAAAAAGAATTTTCTGTCTGTTGAAGCAACTTGGGTTCAGATGCAGCAACTTCTCACATTAATTTGCAGCTGGAAAGAGGAGGCAGCAACCCCTTGAGGGTTTGCAAATGAAAGAAATGTAGCGATTAGCTCAACTTTTGCATGCATGCCTAATGTAGAGATTTAGGAACAAATAGAACTCAACTAATGTTAACTTGGTAGGTAGATGTTAAGATGTGAAGAAAATGATTCCATTATGGGAGCAAACAAGGCAAAAACTAATAAAGCTTCCCTGCTCAGATTTCTTTTGGTCATTATCACTTTGGAAATTAAGCAGAATATGTAGCTAAAATCATGTTTTGTTCTTTGTAGTATCTATCTTCATAGCTAGGTCTTTTGGTACCCCggacttttgtttttggtgTCATGCTCAAGTtgaaattgtattgtattgcGTTATAGTACTGCGACTACTGCTGCCTTGCTAGGGAATGGGTGCATGGCTGAACCGACCGCGTAGTGTTTTTCAATGGGAGAAGCTCATGACATTTGCTATGTTTTGTTGGTTCTTGTGGCAAGAGAGAATTGACAGTTCAATTCCTGGTGCTTATAATTCATGACCGGCTCCAATTATAGTTTAGACAAGGCAGTCTCCCATGTTTTGCATCAAGTCTAGTGCCATTTTTTAGGTTATATTGCACCGAGTTTTGTTACAGCAAGataatcaaattaaattagATTAATCTTCCCGGAATGAAAGCAGATAGGGTTAAAAGCAATATGGTGTCCACAATATCTTTCTACTCTTTTAAGCTTTACCGTGCATATTATAAGCTGTATGTATTTTACAATGATAGGTTACTTTGATGATCAtcttgttcaattttttttttttttaggggaatgaAAGACTAATTCATTGATGGGGAATCATTACAATCAGAGATTACAAAAGCCTCCACACTTGGAGGAATATCGGTAAAGAAATTCACCCTAAACTGACCATCTTTGGCCTCTTGCGCTAGAGTATGCGCCACTAAATTAGCCTTACGATTACCGTAACTTACTCTTGCTCCTAGAGCAGCATACAGCAGGGTTCTCAGGTCAGTTAGCAGGAATCCCAGGTCTGAATGGTCCAGGGAAGACCCACGAACAGCCTGTACTAAATCCATGCAGTCGGACTCTACCACCAAAGGGGTGAGTTG
This region includes:
- the LOC133720512 gene encoding uncharacterized protein LOC133720512 isoform X3 encodes the protein MKNVGAAKMGRRRQEGCENGDGGEKKRSRTGLRSHKVDNFSELEWERGKGKRSGRVRVSLSSGKKPQGEPEMKDNVGSSEATAQTTQFLVFHRRAFVTEPLKNFELRNCENERIEHVEREETGERQKEGREEEMEVQTDDQPPAQQPVEKCSIRQVSRVEETGGQREIIREEEEVQAIEEQPSPLPAEQCSIGHAWSEEEVGALNKGLGSEVDVQIIEVKQSQSSVAAGSRRSIQALGFLESYLGEHQQSLASTNEASIPNLDEVAQAKAKIQRISTLY
- the LOC133720512 gene encoding uncharacterized protein LOC133720512 isoform X2, which encodes MKNVGAAKMGRRRQEGCENGDGGEKKRSRTGLRSHKVDNFSELEWERGKGKRSGRVRVSLSSGKKPQGEPEMKDNVGSSEATAQTTQFLVFHRRAFVTELMNNPELRSKHNVWRDDQQPAQQHPVEHCSTVQPLKNFELRNCENERIEHVEREETGERQKEGREEEMEVQTDDQPPAQQPVEKCSIRQVSRVEETGGQREIIREEEEVQAIEEQPSPLPAEQCSIGHAWSEEEVGALNKGLGSEVDVQIIEVKQSQSSVAAGALYPSFGVSGKLSRRAPTKLGQHQRSFNPQFG
- the LOC133720512 gene encoding uncharacterized protein LOC133720512 isoform X1, which encodes MKNVGAAKMGRRRQEGCENGDGGEKKRSRTGLRSHKVDNFSELEWERGKGKRSGRVRVSLSSGKKPQGEPEMKDNVGSSEATAQTTQFLVFHRRAFVTELMNNPELRSKHNVWRDDQQPAQQHPVEHCSTVQPLKNFELRNCENERIEHVEREETGERQKEGREEEMEVQTDDQPPAQQPVEKCSIRQVSRVEETGGQREIIREEEEVQAIEEQPSPLPAEQCSIGHAWSEEEVGALNKGLGSEVDVQIIEVKQSQSSVAAGSRRSIQALGFLESYLGEHQQSLASTNEASIPNLDEVAQAKAKIQRISTLY